The genomic region GACCCGAGGGCCCGTCCGCATCCGGACGGGCCCTTCCGCGTGTGCGCGAACGGATGTTAGCCTCGGCTAACACTTCGACGGAGAGGCCGCCATGACCCGCACCGCCCCCGAGCGCCCGCGCGCGCGTCGGCCCGTCTCGGGCCCGCGGCTCGTGCTCCTGCTCGGCCCGGCGTTCGTCGCGGCCATCGCGTACGTGGATCCCGGCAACGTCGCCGCCAACCTCACCGCCGGTGCGCGCTACGGCTACCTGCTCGTGTGGGTGCTCGTGGCCGCGAACCTCATCGCCGTGCTCGTGCAGTACCAGTCGGCGAAGCTCGGGCTCGTCACCGGGCGCAGCCTGCCGGAGCTGCTCGGCCAGCGGCTCCCGACCACGCGGCGCCGCGCATTCTGGGTGCAGGCCGAGCTCATCGCCGCGGCCACCGACCTCGCGGAGGTCATCGGCGGGGCGATCGCGCTGCACCTGCTGTTCGGGATCCCGCTCGTCGCCGGCGGCGTGATCGTCGGCCTCGTTTCGATCGGCCTCCTCGCCGTGCAGTCGCGCCACGGGCAGCGGCCGTTCGAGCTGGTGATCGGCGCGCTCCTCCTCGTGATCACCATCGGCTTCCTCACGGGCCTCGTCGTGAGCCCGCTGTCGGGATCCGGCATCGCGGGCGGCCTCGTGCCGCGCTTCGACGGGCCGGACAGCGTGCTGCTCGCCGCGAGCATGCTCGGCGCGACCGTCATGCCGCACGCCGTGTACCTGCACTCGTCGCTGAGCCGCGACCGGCACGGCGTGCAGACCGACGACGGCGTGCTCCGCCGGCTGCTCCGCGCGACGCGCTGGGACGTGATCACCGCGCTCGCCGTGGCCGGCGCCGTCAACATCTCCATGCTCCTCATCGCGGCGGCGAGCCTCGGCGGCGTGCCCGGAACCGACTCGATCGAGGGCGCGCACGCGGCCATCACGGCGTCGCTCGGGCCGGTCGTCGGCGTGGTCTTCGCGGTCGGGCTGCTCGCGTCGGGGCTCGCGTCGACGTCGGTCGGCGCCTACGCGGGCGCGGCGATCATGGGCGGCCTGCTGCACGTGAAGGTGCCGCTGCTCGCGCGGCGCGTGGTGACGCTCATCCCTGCGCTCGCGATCCTCGCGATCGGCGTGGACCCGACGACCGCGCTGGTGGTCAGCCAGGTCGTGCTGAGCCTCGGGATCCCGTTCGCGCTCGTCCCGCTCATCCGCCTGACGGGCGACCGCCGCGTGATGGGCGCGCACGTCGACCGGCCGCTCACGCGCATCGCGGCGTGGGTCGCGGTGTCGCTCGTGGTGGTGCTCAACGTCGCGCTCGTGGTGCTGACCTTCACGGGCTGAGCCGGGCGTCGGCCTTGGCGCGCGCTCAGCCGGCGTCGGAGACCCACACCGCGGACGCCGCGGCGGCCGTGAGCGGGCGGCGCGCGGATCCGTCGACCGTCACGACCACGGCGGACGGGTCGTGCGGGTCGGCCGACGCGCCCGCGCGCACGAGCGTCGCGTCGAGCCCGATGCCGTGCTCGGCGAGCTCGCGCAGCAGGCGCGGGTCCTCGTCGGAGATGCGGCGCACGCGCATGGGCCGGTCGGCGGCGGCCTCCGCGAGCCGGGTCGCGTCCGGCAGGTGCGGCTCCCCGTCGGCCGAGGGGATGGGGTCGCCGTGCGGATCCCGGGACGGGTGCCCGAG from Clavibacter michiganensis subsp. insidiosus harbors:
- a CDS encoding Nramp family divalent metal transporter — encoded protein: MTRTAPERPRARRPVSGPRLVLLLGPAFVAAIAYVDPGNVAANLTAGARYGYLLVWVLVAANLIAVLVQYQSAKLGLVTGRSLPELLGQRLPTTRRRAFWVQAELIAAATDLAEVIGGAIALHLLFGIPLVAGGVIVGLVSIGLLAVQSRHGQRPFELVIGALLLVITIGFLTGLVVSPLSGSGIAGGLVPRFDGPDSVLLAASMLGATVMPHAVYLHSSLSRDRHGVQTDDGVLRRLLRATRWDVITALAVAGAVNISMLLIAAASLGGVPGTDSIEGAHAAITASLGPVVGVVFAVGLLASGLASTSVGAYAGAAIMGGLLHVKVPLLARRVVTLIPALAILAIGVDPTTALVVSQVVLSLGIPFALVPLIRLTGDRRVMGAHVDRPLTRIAAWVAVSLVVVLNVALVVLTFTG